One genomic segment of Hevea brasiliensis isolate MT/VB/25A 57/8 chromosome 3, ASM3005281v1, whole genome shotgun sequence includes these proteins:
- the LOC110633130 gene encoding probable glycosyltransferase At5g03795 encodes MKMKRPPKQLHHQPLLLVLVLAVSLSSSIAFFGYKYPSERSTFHPKLHHLYNGSHKASPPAAKSTATTTSVHSKWESGPYHNWKLFAVDFQEMMQHLKIFVYPDVFNKSNPFANIFLPLQNPFNHPKLGNYFSEHMFKVALLGSSLLTPFPEQAQFFFLPFSINNLRNDPRFHSEASISEFVAEYTANISHRFRFWNASAGVDHFYVCCHSVGRQAASGHPFLHNNAIQLTCSSSYFQRFFVSHKDVGLPQVWPRPHSTLNPPHARHRLLYFAGRAQNSQVRQDLLNLWGNDTQMDIFNGSPSFPYDEGFRRSKFCLHVKGYEVNTARISDAIHYGCVPVIISNYYDLPFANVLDWSKFSVIISHQDVAFLKMRLLAITPQTYLIMYRNLCKIRRHFEWHTIPKGYDSFYMTAYQLWLKRSIHRLSY; translated from the exons ATGAAGATGAAAAGGCCGCCCAAACAACTTCATCATCAGCCACTACTACTAGTGCTTGTGTTGGCTGTGTCTCTTTCCTCAAGTATTGCGTTTTTTGGGTATAAATACCCCTCAGAAAGGAGCACATTCCATCCAAAACTGCATCATCTTTATAATGGTTCGCATAAGGCGTCGCCACCAGCAGCAAAGTCCACTGCAACCACCACTTCTGTACACTCGAAATGGGAAAGTGGCCCCTATCACAATTGGAAGCTTTTTGCTGTGGATTTTCAGGAGATGATGCAACATTTGAAGATCTTTGTTTATCCCGATGTTTTCAACAAAAGTAACCCTTTCGCGAACATTTTCCTTCCCCTTCAAAACCCTTTTAATCACCCAAAACTAGGCAATTACTTCAGCGAACACATGTTCAAGGTGGCCCTTCTTGGCAGTTCCCTGCTTACTCCTTTCCCTGAACAAGCCCAATTCTTTTTCCTCCCATTCTCTATCAACAACCTCAGAAACGACCCTCGCTTCCATTCCGAGGCATCCATCTCAGAATTCGTCGCCGAATACACCGCTAACATCAGCCACCGCTTCAGATTCTGGAACGCCTCTGCAGGTGTCGATCATTTCTATGTGTGCTGTCATTCGGTTGGGCGCCAGGCGGCCTCCGGGCATCCTTTTTTGCACAATAATGCCATTCAGCTTACTTGTTCTTCCAGCTACTTCCAGCGGTTTTTTGTTTCCCACAAAGATGTGGGGCTTCCCCAAGTTTGGCCTCGCCCTCATAGTACCTTGAATCCCCCACATGCCAG GCATAGACTTCTCTACTTTGCTGGACGtgctcaaaattcacaagttcgtCAGGACCTGTTAAATTTATGGGGAAACGATACTCAAATGGACATATTTAATGGGAGTCCATCTTTCCCCTATGATGAAGGCTTCAGGAGGAGTAAGTTTTGCCTCCATGTTAAAGGTTATGAAGTGAACACTGCGAGAATCAGTGATGCTATACATTATGGGTGCGTTCCTGTTATAATTTCCAATTATTATGACCTTCCATTTGCCAATGTCTTGGACTGGAGCAAGTTTTCAGTTATCATTAGCCACCAAGATGTTGCGTTCTTAAAAATGAGATTGCTAGCTATAACGCCACAAACATACCTGATTATGTACCGTAATCTATGCAAAATTAGGAGGCACTTCGAGTGGCATACAATACCAAAAGGCTATGATTCCTTTTACATGACTGCCTACCAGTTATGGCTTAAAAGAAGCATCCATCGGTTGTCATACTAA